TTCCAATGACTATCCATCGACCGGCCGTGCTCGACGCGGTGGTGTCTGATGCCGATGGGGCGCTATCGCCTTAATAGATTTAAGGTTAAGGTGACAGAATATATAGAAGGCTAATGTGTCAGAAGGGTAGCCCTTGGGTCAACTAAGCGCATATCCATTCTATGAGGTccgccaagaatgggcacattcCAATACCGCACATGCAGTACTGAAGTTTTCTGTTCGTGCACATACCTAATGGCACATACAGAGTGACCTAAGTTGTCTACTTGGCCAGGCAACAGCCAGCAcacacctagtggcccaagctagtgTACAACTTCACTCACTGGGTACCTGTGGAGTTATGCGCCTTTCTTATACcaccctcctctctctatctcgtcCTTCTTTTCCCTCTTTCCCGAATCCCGAGTAGGGTagtcaaccagacgcatttctatttgacatccctgccttctctctctatTTGCCCCACCTCCTAATATACATACTCAGAGAGCGAGAGAGTGAGGAACGGCAAGGATATTAGCCAGACGCGAGTTCccgctttgctaccctgcactggagtaGCGGATATAGGACTTGGAAAGAGGACAATCCGGGAGAGAAaatcaaaagaagaaaaaagaactggAAGAGGTGACAAAAAGGCGTTCCAATTACAGGCGTTCACACAGACCGGTCGATCTCAAGAATCGCaatagcgcttgcacggccttctgatgcgatttCCCGTCGCTGTTGTAAAGAAATCCGTTCTTCCGACAAAGgatggtcgtccaactggttctgcattacggaaagcgattgtctctgcacactgtactgcgggcactgGCATAGAACGTGATGGATTGTTTCCTTGTGGTCGCAATCTCCACATGGTGCGGTGTCGGCCATCCCCATGTGGAACGCGTAGGCATTAGTAAACGCGATGCCAAACCATAGCCTATACAAAATGGTCGCAACTCTTCGGGGAGGTCATCGTGACGGTAGAAGGCTTAAAATTGGATCCACGGTGTATAATCGGGCATCCATACCATCGAGTTCTTTCCTCTCTAATGTGGGGAATTGGGaaaatattttgtagcgatgcctttccgatgctaatgccttttcgcgcttttcgcgcttttcgcgcttttcgcgcttttcgcctTTGGTGAGAGGTCAGAGCGGCGGTCCACTCACGTTATGAgcaggatcagccggccgtgagcggtggatgataaggccagtgtagaataaagcataaataacgcatcgctacaaaataccggccttggtgTGGAAGTAGGTGGAGCATCCTTTACATACTCAGGGTTCGTACAGAACATCCGACGCTACATTCAAAGATTATTGAAGGATGTAATGGTTGCTAAAGGCCAAATATTAAGTGTGCTGAGACAAACTTCAGTCATAttcgtaaattaaaaaaaatattcaaggCTGCTTCACCCAAGCTGAACTTGTCTAGAGCGAAGTAGTGATAGAATTGCACAAAAGCTTTAAGAACTTCAGGTGACTTGTGAAAGTCGACTTTCCCATTGTAACGATGTCCATCCCTTAATGGCACATCACACACTTTGCTCGACGAGGGTTATTAGTGTCCCGATTAACCCAGATATACTCGTCACGTTAAAGCCGCATGACTGAAACTTACTGCTCCAGGCATTTCTAAAGCCCAGGCCTCAACAAATTAGCCATGACGATGCAATGTAAACCAACTAGCCATAAAAATGTTGGTATGGCTTGGTCGCTTGATCTGGTTTCGTCTAGTACAGCAGTGGCAATGGCGATTTAAACAAACGTGTTGTTAGTGTCTCTGGACATGAAGACTGATTCACTTAGGAAAACTCTCAGAACAGAATATATCTAGGACCCTTTCCCAATAATGTCCATGTAATTGCGCGGATGCAGATTTTTTACTTTGAAAGTTCAGAAGTCCCCCAAACCCCAGTTCTGAAGGAAATGAGGAATAAAATTTATTTTAACTGAGGTTTAAGGTCCCTTCAAGTCCTTTCTTCAAATTTGACGATTTTCGTTGATTTTAAGGAAATGTGTGAACCCTCAGGAATGCAAATTGGGTCAGCCTCCGAAAACGTGTTAATCGACTTAAAAGACTCCGTGTTTGAATTACGAAGTCATACTTACATGCCGCCTTTCTCTTGCTGCTACGGCAGTGGAAGTAGCGCCAGTAATTGGTCTGTCTGGACCAAGACTCAAACGTTTCTGTAAAATACAGCGCCGTGTTTTGGCTGATCATCGGTTGCCTAAACCAGGTTGTATAGAGAAAAACCCAATACCGAGGTTTGTCGAGAATAAACGAGCAAATCAGCGCATGAACGATGACTCGATGTTCTGAAAGGTACTCCTTGTGCTAGAAAGCACACCACAAAGTTACTCATATTTCACTGGCCTTCTTAGCGGCTTCTCACATGAGTGTGCAGCTCCTTTAGGCATAACGCATACTTTTAATAAAAGCGACACACAATTCCCCTCATCAGTATACCTAACGGTCACCATAGATGCATTCCGGTACCCCAGTTTCTTTTCTTGGCCTTCAAGTCATTATCTTCACACTAAACTCATTCTTTATATCGTAAGTTTACTTCCAAAAGCCCTTGTGCAGAATTATAAGAAAAGTGAAAATACTTTTATGGCACTGAAGTAACAGAATGGGTGTACGTGCATGTGTACGCAATCCACAAGAGCTCCTTCAGCCATATTGTGATGAGCGTCGTGCCAGAGTCTGCATTTATGCAAGAAAACCGAGTCACGCAGAGATTCAGGTGCATAGTTTTATTACAAAAATCCGCGCTCTTTTTTTAAAGAAGAACCGCTTTACGTTCTGTGGCGTTACATATTCATTTTTGGATGGTTTTCatggttttcttttgttttgtggTGGAGTATAGAATAGCACGAGAGTAGAGGTGATGTTTCAAGGTCgactagaggtgatgctgcagaCCTGAAAACAGTAGTAAAGAAAAAGTGCAAAATTGCATAAGATAGCCCTTGGAATTTTCCATCTATCGCATGAGTACAAAGAGCAGAAGATTGCTTACACTTTGTCTAAGATACCTGATTCCCCAATACCATGTAAGGCTCTAACGTTAtaaaaatcaacttcctgatacATTCAACGTTTACTTTTTTCTTAATGAAGTGTGGACGAGGATATGAATAGGTCCACGAATGGCTGCTTTTTTGCCATTTGTAGCAATCCGGGAAGAAATTCAATATAGTAAGATGTTGGGCTAGGCCAGCGCACAACTTAGAACTAAGTTTAAGATGAAGGAACGCCTAAAAACACTGGATAACACACGATTCCAATAGGGATGACAAAGCGCATACTAGTATTTTGCATGCCTAGCGCGAATTTTCTCTGTGTTGTCGATATAAGTTCCACGAAAGAAGGCAATGCCGACAAGGATGGTTTCCTTACCTTCTTCTAGCGTCGGCCAACGTGGCCATGGTGCTGGCTTCCGAAGCCAGACGTTTGACCTGCGGAGCCGCCTGCGATGCCACCCGACTGCTGGCCAAAACCACTACCGTGGCTCTTCGAGTCGGTCTTAGAGAAGCCTGAGCTAGAGCTGTACCCCTCCTTGTTGTTGTAGCCCTGAACATTACTAGACGAGGTGCCTCCGGAGAAGCCTGCCGAGCCCTGGTTGTGGCCTACGGCTCCTTGCGTGAAGCTACCCTGGGAGCCTCCGGCACTTTGCCCAAACCCGCCTCCAATGACTCCTCCGTGCGCTCCGCCGGCGAGGGCAAGGCATACTACGCCGGCGAACACAGCAAGACACAGGAGCTGCAGGTGGACAGTGGGAGAAAACTTCATATCACTGCCTCATTTGTCTTATCAACGCTGCCCTGTAAAGTCAATCTTTGTTTCGTCCATTCTAGTCGTTCATAGCATGGGAAATGTGTTGTTTTTTTGTTCTCGCTTAATGAGCGTTGTTAACTATTGGTGCATCTGTTGATACATGTTTATCTTCGAAGGTGCACTTTTACGAGTGCGGAGTTCGTAGCACGGCAAAATTAGATCCTGCTGCTCGTGTGAAGCTACGCGAAAGACGACACGAACATGACGTTAGTCCAGAGGAACGAAGCTTGATAACGCAGAACTAACTACAAAATAATAGAATATATCGTAAATGGTGGATACTGCAACTGACAGTACCAGGAGTCGACAGGGGCTCTCGATTGGAATAGGTGGCCCATGAGGGCGTAAACGAAATGTCCAATGCACATTGACGACCACAAGCTAACTTCAATATTTTTATATGTGTTCGTGAATctcgaaacgaaaaaaaaagaaataaat
The DNA window shown above is from Dermacentor silvarum isolate Dsil-2018 chromosome 1, BIME_Dsil_1.4, whole genome shotgun sequence and carries:
- the LOC119436916 gene encoding keratin, type I cytoskeletal 9-like isoform X2, which codes for MKLLCLAVFAGVVCLALAGGAHGGVIGGGFGQSAGGSQGSFTQGAVGHNQGSAGFSGGTSSSNVQGYNNKEGYSSSSGFSKTDSKSHGSGFGQQSGGIAGGSAGQTSGFGSQHHGHVGRR